GCTTTCTGAACATTGAGATCGCCGGCCGCGATTCGCGCCGCAGATGACCTGACCCGGCCTGATCCCGTTCGGCTGCTCGAAACGATAACGACGCCTTTCTCGCGGGCCCGCTGTAGCGCAACCTGCTGTGCCGGCGTCACGCCACCTCCTCCTACGCCGGCAACCACGATACCTTTTGCTCCCGCGGCTACAGCGGCATCGATCATCACGCTGTCCGCGCCTCCATGTGAGTAGACGATGTCAACGCGCGGCAGCTCGCGAACGGTGGTGAGATCGAACGTTCGATACCGCTTGGACCGGGGCCGGTTGAAGAACAGTGTGTCGTGATCCGTGATTGCCAGTGGACCATGTTCCGGCGCCTGGAAAGTTTCCACCCGGCTGGTATTGGTCTTCGTTACCTCGCGTGCCGCATAAAGGCGGTCATTCATCAACACCGTCGTGCCTCGGCCCCGTGTTGCCGGGGCAGCAGCGACACGCACGGCATTGTAGAGATTCGCGGGGCCGTCTGCGCCAATTCCATCCGCAGGGCGCATCGCACCGGTTACAACGACCGCCCGATCTCCCGGAACCGTGAGGTCGAGGAAGTACGCCGTCTCTTCCATGGTATCCGTACCATGGGTGACGACGATGCCTGAGAGCGCGGGACGTTCCCGAAACGCCGCGGCAATTCGTCTGGAGAGCGCGACCCATTGGATGGGGCCAATGCTCCCCGACCCGACATTCGAGAACTGCTCCGCGGAGAGCGTCGCGAGCTTGTCGACTCCAGGCGCTGCGCGCATCAGCCCCTCGACCGCAACCCTCGAGACCTCGCCGCCGCGATCGCCGTAGTAGTTGCCCGCGGAGGCGATCGTACCGCCTGTAGCGAGGATAAGGACTTCAGCCAGGGCCACCGGCGGTTTTGCCACCGGTACCTGCTGAGCGGCTGCGCACCCCGCGGTAGCCAGCACAACAGTAAGTCCTGAAAAAAGACTCAAACCATGCACAATTTTCCCGCCTTTATCCACTGACCTCATCGGCATGTTCCGCCGAGTTGTGGCCATCCCGAAAAATCGTGCTGGCTGATAGAGGCCACAGCTCAGACGTGTTGATCGACGAGAATCGGATTTCCGTCAGGGTCTTCAGTAACAAAACTGGCGGGACCGGTCGTACTCTCATCCGCTTCACTGAGGAATTTCACCCCCTGCGATTTCAGCTGGCGTTGAAGGTCGCGAACGTCGGCGAAGTTGTCGACCTTGCGGGCGTTGCTGTCCCAGCCGGGATTGAAGGTCAGCATGTTACGCTCGAACATTCCCTGAAAGAGACCGATGACGTGATCTTCGTTCTTCAGTATCAGCCAGTTCTGCGAGGCATCTCCGCCGAAGACACTGAATCCCAGCTTTTCGTAAAAGTCCTTCGAGGCCGCCAGGCCTTTGACTGCAAGACTGATCGAGAATGCGCCGAGATTCATGCATAGCTCCTGGTTATGGGTTCCGCCGCCTTCGAGGTTCGAAATTTCGAGCAAGGACTGAGATTCAGCAAACGCCAATGATCCTCGACCGCTTTTTTTGTCGCGTACCTTATCGGAGCGGTTCCTGCCCTGCACATCCCAGTTCAAACCGCCGAATCCTGATTGAGAAACGACGCTTTTCCCGTCTGGGCGTGCACCGGCCATGGTTACGCCAGATTCCCACCACTGACAGAGAGAACAACATGGACAGATTGTTTAGCAAAGACCTCAACGGGGCCCTTGCACGGAACCCGGTCCACAATGCGTATCCAAACTACCGTCGGCTGGCGTCGTACGGCGCGGTACTCGCCGTGTCGGCGATTCTCGGGCTTACGGCGTGTGGAAAGGACCATCCAACGACGCCACCTGTCACGCCGCCTCCGACCACCGCGACTCCACCTCATGAAACGACAGTTCCGGCCACCACCTCGGGCTTCGTCGAAGCCAGAACGTCGCAAATCGTGACAAACGGAGGGGCCCCGGCGCAGGTGTTCGACGACTTTACCCTATCCGCAACGCGGACGATCAACACCGTCGACTGGCAGGGCATCTACTGCGTCCAGCAGGTCAATGCTCCCGCTCCCGCGCCAACGGCGTCCAGTTTTACCGTGGCGTTTTATCCTGACGCAGCCGGCCGACCAAATATTGCAGGCAGGATACAGACATCGACGTACACCGTCGCTCAGGTGGGTCAGGTGTTCGAAAAGACCGTCGGGGGTCTGACGTGTGGCACGGCTGCGAATACGACATGGCCGTTCTACAGGTACTCCGTGGCGCTGGCCACTCCATTCACCGCGGCAGCAAACACGAAATACTGGATCAGCATTCAGGCCACGACGCCGTCCTACAACGTGTATTTCGGCTGGCGCGACGGAACGCCGCACAACAATTCGTCGCTCCAGCTGTTCCAGGGGACGTACACGACCTACAACGTCGACCGCGCGTATGCCCTCAAATAGCAGATGACTCGATTGCGGCCCTCTGGACTCGGGGCCGCAATACGCGTTACGCTCGTATCATCAGTCGTCGCGTTGTCGGATCTCCTCCCGCAACGCCTCGAGTTCCGCGATCACTTCGAAATCCTTTGGGCGGCCCGCTGCGCGCTTCACGTAAATGAGCCACGGCAGGTCGAGCAGTTGCACCTTCCGGTTGAAGATCGTAATTGTCAGCGAGTGAGGGAGCAGATCGTCATACCCGCCACCGCCGGTGATCTCGCCTAGCAGGTCGATCGCACCGGCTTTCGTCGTCAGCGTAAAGTTGAGTCCCGCCCGCAGTGTCGCGACCGACCACTCGAACGGCAGGCCCGCCGGTGCTCCGCGCAGGTACGGCTCCAGGGGCGCCAGTGCCTCGACCACGCGCGCGAGATTTGCCGGCGAGCGAGCATACGAAATGTCGATGTCGTCGGTAAGCCGCGATGATCCGTGCGCGCGGGCAGCTACGCCG
The Gemmatimonadaceae bacterium DNA segment above includes these coding regions:
- a CDS encoding asparaginase, which produces MRSVDKGGKIVHGLSLFSGLTVVLATAGCAAAQQVPVAKPPVALAEVLILATGGTIASAGNYYGDRGGEVSRVAVEGLMRAAPGVDKLATLSAEQFSNVGSGSIGPIQWVALSRRIAAAFRERPALSGIVVTHGTDTMEETAYFLDLTVPGDRAVVVTGAMRPADGIGADGPANLYNAVRVAAAPATRGRGTTVLMNDRLYAAREVTKTNTSRVETFQAPEHGPLAITDHDTLFFNRPRSKRYRTFDLTTVRELPRVDIVYSHGGADSVMIDAAVAAGAKGIVVAGVGGGGVTPAQQVALQRAREKGVVIVSSSRTGSGRVRSSAARIAAGDLNVQKARVLLMLALTRTTDRAEIAKLFEEYTGGDR
- a CDS encoding VOC family protein, which produces MLEISNLEGGGTHNQELCMNLGAFSISLAVKGLAASKDFYEKLGFSVFGGDASQNWLILKNEDHVIGLFQGMFERNMLTFNPGWDSNARKVDNFADVRDLQRQLKSQGVKFLSEADESTTGPASFVTEDPDGNPILVDQHV